A region of the Acidobacteriota bacterium genome:
GCGGCAAGGGCAAGGAGAGCGAGATCCCCGCCGACCTCGCCGAGCAAGCCAAAGCGATGCACGAGAAGCTGGTCGAGCTTATCGCCGAAGGCAAAGACGAGTTGCTGGAAGAGTTCTTCGAGAAAGGTACCATCCCGGAAGAAGACCTCATCCCCGCGCTGCACGATGCCATCAAGGAAGACCGCATCTTCCCGGTGCTGTTTACTTCGGGACTCGGCAACGTGGGCACCGACTTCCTCATGGACTTCATCGTGCAATACACGCCCACGCCGGGCGAACACGAGCCGGTGAAAGGCGCTGCGACACCTGGCGTTCCTTCGAAAAACGGGGGCGAGCCGCCCGTGCGCCACGAGTCCGATAGCGAGCCGCTCTCGCTGTATGTCTTCAAGACCATCAGCGACCCGTTCAGTGGACAGATCAGCTTCTTCAAAGTGGTGAGTGGAGTGTTGAAGAACGATGCCACGGTGCAGAACTTCACCCGCAGCACTTCCGAGAAGCTCGCGCACCTCGGCGTGATGCAGGGCAAGCAGGCGAACGCGGTGCCTGAGCTGCACGCCGGCGACATCGGTGCGGTCGCGAAATTAAAAGACACGCACACCGGCGATACCCTGGGCGACAAGGCCGCGCCCATCCAGTTCCCGCAGGTGGACTTGCCCGAGCCGGCCATCACCTTCGCCATCGAGCCGAAGACGCGGGCCGACGAAGACAAACTCTCGAACGGCCTGCACAAGCTCATGGAAGAAGACAAGATGGTGCGCTTCTTCCGTGATCCGCAGACCAACGAGTTCCTTATCGCGGGCACCGGACAGCAGCACATCGAGGTCATCGTCGCGAAGTTGAAGAAGCGCTACCACACCGAGGTGGTGCTGAAAGCGCCGAAGGTGCCGTATCGCGAGACCATCCGCGCCAAGGCCGATGCTCACGGACGCCACAAGAAACAGACCGGCGGCCACGGCCAGTTCGGCGACTGCAAGATAAAGATGGAGCCCATGCCGCGCGGCGGCGGCTTTGAGTTCGTCAACGACACTTTCGGCGGCGCCATCCCCAAGAACTTCATTCCCGCGGTGGAAAAGGGCATCGTCGAATCAGCGGCGCGCGGATACCTCGCGGGGTATCCCGTCGTCGATTTCCGCGTCATCCTCTATGACGGCAGCTATCACGACGTGGATTCGAACGAGCTTTCCTTCAGGAACGCGGGCCGCATCGCCTTCCGCAAAGCCATGGAACAGGCGCGGCCGGCGCTGCTCGAGCCCATCATGCACGTGGAGATCACCATCCCCGACGAGTTTGCCGGCTCCATCATGGGCGACCTGAACTCGCGCCGTGGACGCATCCAGGGTATGGACAACAAGGGTGGCAAGACGATCGTCAAGGCCGAAGCTCCGATGTCCGAGATGCTGACCTACGGCGTCGACCTCAATGCGATGACGCAAGGCCGCGGCAGCTTCAACATGGAGATGGCGCACTACGAAGTGTGTCCGACGGTGGTGCAGGAAAAGATCGTCGCGAACTTCAAGGTCGGGAAGGGCGAGGAAGTGGAAGTGGAAGACTGATTCCGTCTTCGGCGGACTAGCGATGATGCGACAGGTATTGAAGTGGGCCGCTCTTGTACTGAGCGGCACCACCGTGCTCGCCGTTGCCGCGTATTCGTATTATTGGTACAGCCCTCCCCCACAGGTCCCGACGCTCAGTTCGACTATCCAGCGCGCTACGCTGCATGTGGGCGATCGTGATCGAACCTACCTCGCTTATGCGCCGGCACAGCTATCCAAGGGTGCGCCGCTCGTCATTGTCCTCCATGGCTCGTTCATGGATGGCGAGATGATGCGTGAATGGACCGGCTACGAGTTCGACCAGTGGGCGGACAGGAAGAGTTTCGTGACGCGCTTCCGCCGCGCAATTCGCGCAGCGCAACGGCATCACCACAGCGCCAGCGGCCACTCAGTCACCGCATCGCCATGAGAAAGACCCGACTTCGGTCGATAGTCTCACCTGGTCGAGTGGCGACCATACGCCCGTAGCGGTCTTGTACACCGTCCACGGCGGCGGACACATCGTCCCCCAGCCTGCCTTCCGCTATCCGCGCATTCTTGGCAGGACCACCGGGGATCTCGACGCCCCCGCCTCCGCATTGCAATTCTTTGGGATTGCACCGTGAGTCTCAACTGGGCATGCCAGACCACAAATTGGAAAAGCCTCCTGGATTCAGGAGGCTTCTTCGTTACTAGAAGGCTCTCTCGGCCGGACGGCCTCGAGATGTAAATAAAAGAACTACGCCTTTACCACTTTCCCGCTCTTGATGCAGTTGGTGCAGACACGCAGGCGCTTGGTCGTCTTGCCGACGCGGGCATGGACCGGGCGCAGGTTCACGTTCCAGCGCCGCTTGGTCACGTTGTGCGCGTGGCTGATGTTGTTGCCGAATTGCGGCCCTTTGCCGCAGATCTCACACACTCTTGCCATGACTGCTCACTCCAGGAAGGATCAGAACTTGTGCGCCAAAGTATTGATTTTACCTGAGTTCACGCGGATTCGGCAAACGCGCGCCATGCATCCCCCATGCGATACTTGAACCATGCCTGCCGTCCCGCCCACCGCCCCTGATCCTAAGTCCGTGAAGGTCAACGTGACCTCCGGGAGTGGTGTGGACATCGATTGGAAAGACGGCCATCAGTCCCACTACGACTTTCCTTACCTGCGCTTGGCCTGCCCCTGCGCGCTCTGTGACGACGAGCGTGGCAAGGAAGATCGCGAGCCGTGGGAAAAGCCGAAGCAGCAGCCCGGAGCCCTGCCGATGTTCAAGCCACTGGCGAAGCCGGTGCAGGCCGAGGCGGTGGGGAAGTACGCCATCCGGTTCACTTGGAATGACGGCCACGAGCACGGCATCTATTCCTGGGATTACTTGCGCGATATCTGTCCGTGCGCCGAGTGTGCGGCGGTGCGGGAAGCGGAGCGGGAGCATTTCACGTGAGCGAACGTAGCGCCGGCGTCCCGCCGGCTGTAGCGGGGGCGTCCCGCCCACGCTATGGGGAAGTGACAATCCGCAATCGTGGCCGCCTCCCGCACTGGGAGATGGAATCGGGTACATACTTCGTCACGTTCCGGTTGGGCGATTCCCTGCCGCAATCCGCGCTGACGAAGCTTGAGGTCGAAGCAGCGCAGGCGTCAGGTGATGACAAATCAGAAAAGAAGAAGGCCCTCTTGCGCCGGATCGAGATGTACCTCGATCGTGGTGCCGGAGCATGCCTCCTCGCCCAGCCTGCGATCGCAAAGACGGTGGCGGACGCAATCCACCACCTCGACGGCCGATCGTATCGGCTGATTGCTTGGGTTGTAATGCCCAATCACGTGCATCTGGTTGTTCGA
Encoded here:
- a CDS encoding transposase, with product MSERSAGVPPAVAGASRPRYGEVTIRNRGRLPHWEMESGTYFVTFRLGDSLPQSALTKLEVEAAQASGDDKSEKKKALLRRIEMYLDRGAGACLLAQPAIAKTVADAIHHLDGRSYRLIAWVVMPNHVHLVVRLLPGKKLASAMHSLKSYTSEEANRILGRRGIFWQREYYDHLIRNASELERSVSYVLANPLKANLKGWKWVGCCGPEARNTAGGDAGATGA
- a CDS encoding DUF971 domain-containing protein — protein: MPAVPPTAPDPKSVKVNVTSGSGVDIDWKDGHQSHYDFPYLRLACPCALCDDERGKEDREPWEKPKQQPGALPMFKPLAKPVQAEAVGKYAIRFTWNDGHEHGIYSWDYLRDICPCAECAAVREAEREHFT
- the rpmB gene encoding 50S ribosomal protein L28, translating into MARVCEICGKGPQFGNNISHAHNVTKRRWNVNLRPVHARVGKTTKRLRVCTNCIKSGKVVKA
- the fusA gene encoding elongation factor G; its protein translation is MKVYESANIRNVAVVGHSHAGKTSLVSAMLSTAGSTAKLGRVDDGSTVTDWDEESIARKMTTTTGVAYAEWGNPGSPTTKVNILDTPGFNMFVHEAKMVIPAVESFVVVVDGVAGVEVVTDKVWAYAEEAKVPRVVVVSRMDRERADYDRVMESLVSAFGRNVVPIQLPIGKEKSLSGVVDLVRMKAYTYEMGGSGKGKESEIPADLAEQAKAMHEKLVELIAEGKDELLEEFFEKGTIPEEDLIPALHDAIKEDRIFPVLFTSGLGNVGTDFLMDFIVQYTPTPGEHEPVKGAATPGVPSKNGGEPPVRHESDSEPLSLYVFKTISDPFSGQISFFKVVSGVLKNDATVQNFTRSTSEKLAHLGVMQGKQANAVPELHAGDIGAVAKLKDTHTGDTLGDKAAPIQFPQVDLPEPAITFAIEPKTRADEDKLSNGLHKLMEEDKMVRFFRDPQTNEFLIAGTGQQHIEVIVAKLKKRYHTEVVLKAPKVPYRETIRAKADAHGRHKKQTGGHGQFGDCKIKMEPMPRGGGFEFVNDTFGGAIPKNFIPAVEKGIVESAARGYLAGYPVVDFRVILYDGSYHDVDSNELSFRNAGRIAFRKAMEQARPALLEPIMHVEITIPDEFAGSIMGDLNSRRGRIQGMDNKGGKTIVKAEAPMSEMLTYGVDLNAMTQGRGSFNMEMAHYEVCPTVVQEKIVANFKVGKGEEVEVED